A genomic stretch from Falco naumanni isolate bFalNau1 chromosome 6, bFalNau1.pat, whole genome shotgun sequence includes:
- the PRDM1 gene encoding PR domain zinc finger protein 1 isoform X2, with protein sequence MKAATQCSSDAVSFKNLVKGREWTMKMDMEDADMTLWTEADFEEKCTYIVNDHPLDPSADGGTLTQAEASLPRNLTFKYASNCKEVTGVISKEYIPKGTRFGPLVGEIYTSDTVPKNANRKYFWRIYSSGELHHFIDGFNEDKSNWMRYVNPGYSVQEQNLAACQNGMNIYFYTIKAIPANQELLVWYCRDFAERLHYPSSRELTMMNLTQTHVNPKQHSADKDELYQKGIPKKEHSVKEILKMESNPPKGKDFFQTNISPVTPEKDLDDLHKNYSPERCFFPRVVYPIRPHIPEDYLKASLGYGMDRPSYITHSPIQTSTTPSPSGRSSPDQSLKSSSPHSSPGVTVSPLAPTSQEHREPYSYLNGSYSSEGLGSYPGYAPPGHLPPAFLPSYNPHYPKFLLPPFNMSCNNLSALNNINGINNFNLFPRMYPLYGNLLSGGSLSHHMLNPTTLPSSLPSEGGRRLLQPDHPRDFLIPAPNSAFSITGAAASMKDKPCSPTSGSPTAGTAASSEHIMQPKPTSVVLAATGGEEAMNLIKSKRNVTGYKTLPYPLKKQNGKIKYECNVCSKTFGQLSNLKVHLRVHSGERPFKCQTCNKGFTQLAHLQKHYLVHTGEKPHECQVCHKRFSSTSNLKTHLRLHSGEKPYQCKLCPAKFTQFVHLKLHKRLHTRERPHKCIHCHKSYIHLCSLQVHLKGNCPVAPASGLSMEDLNRINEEIEKFDISDNADKLEEVEDNIDLTSIVEKDILTMLRREMEGANLKVSLQRNLGNGLLSSGCNLYESSDMSIMKLPHGHPLPLLPVKVKQETVEPMDP encoded by the exons gctgctaCACAGTGTAGCTCGGACGCTGTGAGTTTCAAGAATCTGGTGAAAGGGAGAGAGTGGACAATGAAAATGGACATGGAGGATGCTGACATGACTCTGTGGACGGAAGCTGATTTTGAAGAGAAATGCACGTACATTGTAAATGATCACCCGTTGGATCCCAGTGCCGATGGAGGCACCCTAACTCAGGCAGAGGCTTCCTTGCCAAGGAACTTGACTTTCAAATACGCATCTAACTGCAAAGAG GTCACTGGAGTTATAAGCAAAGAGTACATTCCGAAAGGAACACGCTTTGGACCCCTGGTAGGAGAGATCTATACCAGTGATACAGTTCCCAAGAATGcgaacagaaaatacttttggcgg ATCTATTCGAGTGGTGAGCTTCACCACTTCATTGATGGATTTAATGAGGACAAGAGCAACTGGATGCGTTATGTAAACCCTGGCTACTCTGTTCAGGAACAGAACTTGGCTGCTTGTCAGAATGGAATGAACATCTACTTCTACACCATCAAGGCCATCCCTGCCAACCAAGAGCTGCTTGTGTGGTATTGCCGAGACTTTGCAGAGAGGCTGCACTATCCCTCTTCCAGAGAGCTGACAATGATGAACCTTA CACAAACCCATGTTAATCcaaagcagcacagtgctgaTAAAGATGAGCTCTATCAGAAGGGCATCCCAAAGAAGGAGCACAGTGtgaaagaaatcctgaaaatgGAATCTAATCctccaaaaggaaaagacttCTTCCAGACCAACATTTCACCAGTTACTCCAGAAAAAGACTTGGATGATTTGCATAAGAACTACAGCCCAGAGAGGTGTTTCTTCCCGCGAGTTGTCTACCCGATCCGACCTCACATTCCAGAAGACTATCTGAAAGCCTCCTTAGGATATGGAATGGACAGACCTAGCTACATTACTCATTCACCCATCCAGACGTCTACTACGCCAAGTCCTTCTGGGAGGAGCAGCCCAGACCAAAGCTTAAAAAGTTCAAGCCCTCACAGCAGTCCAGGGGTCACGGTTTCACCTCTGGCACCTACTTCCCAAGAGCACAGAGAGCCGTACTCTTACTTGAATGGATCGTACAGCTCAGAAGGACTGGGGTCTTATCCTGGATACGCACCCCCTGGCCACCTCCCGCCTGCCTTTCTACCGTCCTATAACCCCCACTACCCCAAATTCCTATTACCTCCGTTCAATATGAGCTGTAATAACCTAAGCGCTTTGAACAATATCAATGGCATCAACAATTTCAATCTTTTCCCAAGGATGTATCCTCTTTATGGCAACCTTCTCAGTGGAGGCAGCCTTTCCCACCACATGCTGAACCCCACCACGCTCCCCAGTTCATTGCCCAGCGAAGGAGGCCGTCGACTGCTGCAGCCTGATCACCCGAGAGACTTCCTCATACCAGCACCTAACAGTGCCTTCTCTATCACGGGTGCTGCCGCCAGCATGAAGGACAAGCCATGCAGCCCTACCAGCGGGTCGCCCACGGCTGGAACAGCAGCCAGTTCAGAACACATAATGCAACCTAAACCTACCTCAGTGGTGCTGGCTGCCACCGGCGGCGAAGAAGCCATGAATCTCATTAAAAGTAAGAGGAATGTGACCGGTTACAAAACCCTCCCCTACCCACTGAAGAAGCAGAATGGGAAGATCAAGTACGAATGCAACGTTTGCTCCAAGACCTTTGGCCAGCTCTCCAATCTGAAG GTGCATCTCCGAGTACACAGTGGAGAGAGACCGTTTAAATGCCAGACTTGCAATAAAGGCTTTACGCAGCTGGCGCACCTCCAGAAGCACTATCTGGTACACACGGGAGAAAAACCCCACGAGTGTCAG GTTTGTCACAAGCGGTTCAGCAGCACCAGCAATCTCAAAACCCACCTGCGGCTCCACTCTGGAGAGAAGCCTTACCAGTGCAAGCTCTGCCCAGCCAAATTCACCCAGTTTGTGCACCTGAAGCTGCACAAGCGTCTCCACACCCGGGAACGTCCCCATAAATGCATCCACTGCCACAAGAGCTACATTCACCTCTGCAGCCTCCAGGTCCACCTGAAGGGCAACTGCCCCGTTGCCCCTGCCTCGGGCCTCTCCATGGAGGACCTGAATCGAATCAACGAGGAGATCGAGAAGTTCGACATCAGTGACAATGCCGACAAGTTGGAAGAAGTGGAGGACAATATCGACTTAACATCGATCGTGGAGAAGGATATACTGACCATGCTCAggagggaaatggaaggagCTAATCTGAAAGTATCTCTACAGAGGAACCTGGGAAATGGACTGCTCTCCTCAGGATGCAACCTTTACGAGTCGTCAGATATGTCAATTATGAAGTTGCCTCATGGTCACCCACTACCTCTGTTACCTGTAAAGGTCAAGCAAGAAACAGTTGAACCAATGGACCCTTAA
- the PRDM1 gene encoding PR domain zinc finger protein 1 isoform X1, protein MRIKGCFLFFQAATQCSSDAVSFKNLVKGREWTMKMDMEDADMTLWTEADFEEKCTYIVNDHPLDPSADGGTLTQAEASLPRNLTFKYASNCKEVTGVISKEYIPKGTRFGPLVGEIYTSDTVPKNANRKYFWRIYSSGELHHFIDGFNEDKSNWMRYVNPGYSVQEQNLAACQNGMNIYFYTIKAIPANQELLVWYCRDFAERLHYPSSRELTMMNLTQTHVNPKQHSADKDELYQKGIPKKEHSVKEILKMESNPPKGKDFFQTNISPVTPEKDLDDLHKNYSPERCFFPRVVYPIRPHIPEDYLKASLGYGMDRPSYITHSPIQTSTTPSPSGRSSPDQSLKSSSPHSSPGVTVSPLAPTSQEHREPYSYLNGSYSSEGLGSYPGYAPPGHLPPAFLPSYNPHYPKFLLPPFNMSCNNLSALNNINGINNFNLFPRMYPLYGNLLSGGSLSHHMLNPTTLPSSLPSEGGRRLLQPDHPRDFLIPAPNSAFSITGAAASMKDKPCSPTSGSPTAGTAASSEHIMQPKPTSVVLAATGGEEAMNLIKSKRNVTGYKTLPYPLKKQNGKIKYECNVCSKTFGQLSNLKVHLRVHSGERPFKCQTCNKGFTQLAHLQKHYLVHTGEKPHECQVCHKRFSSTSNLKTHLRLHSGEKPYQCKLCPAKFTQFVHLKLHKRLHTRERPHKCIHCHKSYIHLCSLQVHLKGNCPVAPASGLSMEDLNRINEEIEKFDISDNADKLEEVEDNIDLTSIVEKDILTMLRREMEGANLKVSLQRNLGNGLLSSGCNLYESSDMSIMKLPHGHPLPLLPVKVKQETVEPMDP, encoded by the exons ATGAGGATTaaaggctgttttctttttttccaggctgctaCACAGTGTAGCTCGGACGCTGTGAGTTTCAAGAATCTGGTGAAAGGGAGAGAGTGGACAATGAAAATGGACATGGAGGATGCTGACATGACTCTGTGGACGGAAGCTGATTTTGAAGAGAAATGCACGTACATTGTAAATGATCACCCGTTGGATCCCAGTGCCGATGGAGGCACCCTAACTCAGGCAGAGGCTTCCTTGCCAAGGAACTTGACTTTCAAATACGCATCTAACTGCAAAGAG GTCACTGGAGTTATAAGCAAAGAGTACATTCCGAAAGGAACACGCTTTGGACCCCTGGTAGGAGAGATCTATACCAGTGATACAGTTCCCAAGAATGcgaacagaaaatacttttggcgg ATCTATTCGAGTGGTGAGCTTCACCACTTCATTGATGGATTTAATGAGGACAAGAGCAACTGGATGCGTTATGTAAACCCTGGCTACTCTGTTCAGGAACAGAACTTGGCTGCTTGTCAGAATGGAATGAACATCTACTTCTACACCATCAAGGCCATCCCTGCCAACCAAGAGCTGCTTGTGTGGTATTGCCGAGACTTTGCAGAGAGGCTGCACTATCCCTCTTCCAGAGAGCTGACAATGATGAACCTTA CACAAACCCATGTTAATCcaaagcagcacagtgctgaTAAAGATGAGCTCTATCAGAAGGGCATCCCAAAGAAGGAGCACAGTGtgaaagaaatcctgaaaatgGAATCTAATCctccaaaaggaaaagacttCTTCCAGACCAACATTTCACCAGTTACTCCAGAAAAAGACTTGGATGATTTGCATAAGAACTACAGCCCAGAGAGGTGTTTCTTCCCGCGAGTTGTCTACCCGATCCGACCTCACATTCCAGAAGACTATCTGAAAGCCTCCTTAGGATATGGAATGGACAGACCTAGCTACATTACTCATTCACCCATCCAGACGTCTACTACGCCAAGTCCTTCTGGGAGGAGCAGCCCAGACCAAAGCTTAAAAAGTTCAAGCCCTCACAGCAGTCCAGGGGTCACGGTTTCACCTCTGGCACCTACTTCCCAAGAGCACAGAGAGCCGTACTCTTACTTGAATGGATCGTACAGCTCAGAAGGACTGGGGTCTTATCCTGGATACGCACCCCCTGGCCACCTCCCGCCTGCCTTTCTACCGTCCTATAACCCCCACTACCCCAAATTCCTATTACCTCCGTTCAATATGAGCTGTAATAACCTAAGCGCTTTGAACAATATCAATGGCATCAACAATTTCAATCTTTTCCCAAGGATGTATCCTCTTTATGGCAACCTTCTCAGTGGAGGCAGCCTTTCCCACCACATGCTGAACCCCACCACGCTCCCCAGTTCATTGCCCAGCGAAGGAGGCCGTCGACTGCTGCAGCCTGATCACCCGAGAGACTTCCTCATACCAGCACCTAACAGTGCCTTCTCTATCACGGGTGCTGCCGCCAGCATGAAGGACAAGCCATGCAGCCCTACCAGCGGGTCGCCCACGGCTGGAACAGCAGCCAGTTCAGAACACATAATGCAACCTAAACCTACCTCAGTGGTGCTGGCTGCCACCGGCGGCGAAGAAGCCATGAATCTCATTAAAAGTAAGAGGAATGTGACCGGTTACAAAACCCTCCCCTACCCACTGAAGAAGCAGAATGGGAAGATCAAGTACGAATGCAACGTTTGCTCCAAGACCTTTGGCCAGCTCTCCAATCTGAAG GTGCATCTCCGAGTACACAGTGGAGAGAGACCGTTTAAATGCCAGACTTGCAATAAAGGCTTTACGCAGCTGGCGCACCTCCAGAAGCACTATCTGGTACACACGGGAGAAAAACCCCACGAGTGTCAG GTTTGTCACAAGCGGTTCAGCAGCACCAGCAATCTCAAAACCCACCTGCGGCTCCACTCTGGAGAGAAGCCTTACCAGTGCAAGCTCTGCCCAGCCAAATTCACCCAGTTTGTGCACCTGAAGCTGCACAAGCGTCTCCACACCCGGGAACGTCCCCATAAATGCATCCACTGCCACAAGAGCTACATTCACCTCTGCAGCCTCCAGGTCCACCTGAAGGGCAACTGCCCCGTTGCCCCTGCCTCGGGCCTCTCCATGGAGGACCTGAATCGAATCAACGAGGAGATCGAGAAGTTCGACATCAGTGACAATGCCGACAAGTTGGAAGAAGTGGAGGACAATATCGACTTAACATCGATCGTGGAGAAGGATATACTGACCATGCTCAggagggaaatggaaggagCTAATCTGAAAGTATCTCTACAGAGGAACCTGGGAAATGGACTGCTCTCCTCAGGATGCAACCTTTACGAGTCGTCAGATATGTCAATTATGAAGTTGCCTCATGGTCACCCACTACCTCTGTTACCTGTAAAGGTCAAGCAAGAAACAGTTGAACCAATGGACCCTTAA
- the PRDM1 gene encoding PR domain zinc finger protein 1 isoform X3, which translates to MKMDMEDADMTLWTEADFEEKCTYIVNDHPLDPSADGGTLTQAEASLPRNLTFKYASNCKEVTGVISKEYIPKGTRFGPLVGEIYTSDTVPKNANRKYFWRIYSSGELHHFIDGFNEDKSNWMRYVNPGYSVQEQNLAACQNGMNIYFYTIKAIPANQELLVWYCRDFAERLHYPSSRELTMMNLTQTHVNPKQHSADKDELYQKGIPKKEHSVKEILKMESNPPKGKDFFQTNISPVTPEKDLDDLHKNYSPERCFFPRVVYPIRPHIPEDYLKASLGYGMDRPSYITHSPIQTSTTPSPSGRSSPDQSLKSSSPHSSPGVTVSPLAPTSQEHREPYSYLNGSYSSEGLGSYPGYAPPGHLPPAFLPSYNPHYPKFLLPPFNMSCNNLSALNNINGINNFNLFPRMYPLYGNLLSGGSLSHHMLNPTTLPSSLPSEGGRRLLQPDHPRDFLIPAPNSAFSITGAAASMKDKPCSPTSGSPTAGTAASSEHIMQPKPTSVVLAATGGEEAMNLIKSKRNVTGYKTLPYPLKKQNGKIKYECNVCSKTFGQLSNLKVHLRVHSGERPFKCQTCNKGFTQLAHLQKHYLVHTGEKPHECQVCHKRFSSTSNLKTHLRLHSGEKPYQCKLCPAKFTQFVHLKLHKRLHTRERPHKCIHCHKSYIHLCSLQVHLKGNCPVAPASGLSMEDLNRINEEIEKFDISDNADKLEEVEDNIDLTSIVEKDILTMLRREMEGANLKVSLQRNLGNGLLSSGCNLYESSDMSIMKLPHGHPLPLLPVKVKQETVEPMDP; encoded by the exons ATGAAAATGGACATGGAGGATGCTGACATGACTCTGTGGACGGAAGCTGATTTTGAAGAGAAATGCACGTACATTGTAAATGATCACCCGTTGGATCCCAGTGCCGATGGAGGCACCCTAACTCAGGCAGAGGCTTCCTTGCCAAGGAACTTGACTTTCAAATACGCATCTAACTGCAAAGAG GTCACTGGAGTTATAAGCAAAGAGTACATTCCGAAAGGAACACGCTTTGGACCCCTGGTAGGAGAGATCTATACCAGTGATACAGTTCCCAAGAATGcgaacagaaaatacttttggcgg ATCTATTCGAGTGGTGAGCTTCACCACTTCATTGATGGATTTAATGAGGACAAGAGCAACTGGATGCGTTATGTAAACCCTGGCTACTCTGTTCAGGAACAGAACTTGGCTGCTTGTCAGAATGGAATGAACATCTACTTCTACACCATCAAGGCCATCCCTGCCAACCAAGAGCTGCTTGTGTGGTATTGCCGAGACTTTGCAGAGAGGCTGCACTATCCCTCTTCCAGAGAGCTGACAATGATGAACCTTA CACAAACCCATGTTAATCcaaagcagcacagtgctgaTAAAGATGAGCTCTATCAGAAGGGCATCCCAAAGAAGGAGCACAGTGtgaaagaaatcctgaaaatgGAATCTAATCctccaaaaggaaaagacttCTTCCAGACCAACATTTCACCAGTTACTCCAGAAAAAGACTTGGATGATTTGCATAAGAACTACAGCCCAGAGAGGTGTTTCTTCCCGCGAGTTGTCTACCCGATCCGACCTCACATTCCAGAAGACTATCTGAAAGCCTCCTTAGGATATGGAATGGACAGACCTAGCTACATTACTCATTCACCCATCCAGACGTCTACTACGCCAAGTCCTTCTGGGAGGAGCAGCCCAGACCAAAGCTTAAAAAGTTCAAGCCCTCACAGCAGTCCAGGGGTCACGGTTTCACCTCTGGCACCTACTTCCCAAGAGCACAGAGAGCCGTACTCTTACTTGAATGGATCGTACAGCTCAGAAGGACTGGGGTCTTATCCTGGATACGCACCCCCTGGCCACCTCCCGCCTGCCTTTCTACCGTCCTATAACCCCCACTACCCCAAATTCCTATTACCTCCGTTCAATATGAGCTGTAATAACCTAAGCGCTTTGAACAATATCAATGGCATCAACAATTTCAATCTTTTCCCAAGGATGTATCCTCTTTATGGCAACCTTCTCAGTGGAGGCAGCCTTTCCCACCACATGCTGAACCCCACCACGCTCCCCAGTTCATTGCCCAGCGAAGGAGGCCGTCGACTGCTGCAGCCTGATCACCCGAGAGACTTCCTCATACCAGCACCTAACAGTGCCTTCTCTATCACGGGTGCTGCCGCCAGCATGAAGGACAAGCCATGCAGCCCTACCAGCGGGTCGCCCACGGCTGGAACAGCAGCCAGTTCAGAACACATAATGCAACCTAAACCTACCTCAGTGGTGCTGGCTGCCACCGGCGGCGAAGAAGCCATGAATCTCATTAAAAGTAAGAGGAATGTGACCGGTTACAAAACCCTCCCCTACCCACTGAAGAAGCAGAATGGGAAGATCAAGTACGAATGCAACGTTTGCTCCAAGACCTTTGGCCAGCTCTCCAATCTGAAG GTGCATCTCCGAGTACACAGTGGAGAGAGACCGTTTAAATGCCAGACTTGCAATAAAGGCTTTACGCAGCTGGCGCACCTCCAGAAGCACTATCTGGTACACACGGGAGAAAAACCCCACGAGTGTCAG GTTTGTCACAAGCGGTTCAGCAGCACCAGCAATCTCAAAACCCACCTGCGGCTCCACTCTGGAGAGAAGCCTTACCAGTGCAAGCTCTGCCCAGCCAAATTCACCCAGTTTGTGCACCTGAAGCTGCACAAGCGTCTCCACACCCGGGAACGTCCCCATAAATGCATCCACTGCCACAAGAGCTACATTCACCTCTGCAGCCTCCAGGTCCACCTGAAGGGCAACTGCCCCGTTGCCCCTGCCTCGGGCCTCTCCATGGAGGACCTGAATCGAATCAACGAGGAGATCGAGAAGTTCGACATCAGTGACAATGCCGACAAGTTGGAAGAAGTGGAGGACAATATCGACTTAACATCGATCGTGGAGAAGGATATACTGACCATGCTCAggagggaaatggaaggagCTAATCTGAAAGTATCTCTACAGAGGAACCTGGGAAATGGACTGCTCTCCTCAGGATGCAACCTTTACGAGTCGTCAGATATGTCAATTATGAAGTTGCCTCATGGTCACCCACTACCTCTGTTACCTGTAAAGGTCAAGCAAGAAACAGTTGAACCAATGGACCCTTAA